The Streptomyces sp. ICC1 DNA window GGAGCAACCGGTCACCACGGCGCACGCCGACCCGCCACGGGAGCTGACGGCCGGTAACACCCGTATGGCACACCCGACGCGAGCGCGATCTCATATCTGAGATACGGTGCAGCCATGGCAGACGACTACCTCGTACGCATCGGCAAGCTCATCCGTGACGCCCGGCAGCACCGTGGCTGGACACAGAGTCAGCTCGCCGACGCACTCGGCACCAGCCAGAGTGCCGTGAACCGGATCGAGCGCGGCAACCAGAACATCAGCCTTGAGATGATCGCCCGCATCGGGGAAGCCCTCGACAGCGAAATCGTCTCCCTGGGCTACGCCGGTCCGATGCACCTGCGCGTGGTCGGCGGCCGCCGGCTGTCCGGCGCCATCGACGTCAAGACGAGCAAGAACGCGTGCGTCGCCCTGCTGTGCGCCTCACTGCTCAACAAGGGCCGCACGGTGCTGAGGCGGGTCGCCCGGATCGAGGAGGTCTACCGCCTCCTGGAGGTCCTGAACTCCATCGGTGTCCGCACCCGCTGGATCAACGACGGCGTCGACCTGGAACTCGTACCGCCCGCCCGCCTCGACATGGACGCCATGGACGCGGACGCGGCCCGCCGGACCCGCAGCATCATCATGTTCCTGGGTCCCCTCCTGCACCGGATGGACCACTTCAAGCTGCCGTACGCGGGCGGCTGCGACCTCGGCACCCGCACCATCGAGCCGCACATGATCGCCCTGCGCCGCTTCGGCCTGGACATCACCGCGACCGAGGGCATCTACCACGCCCAGGTCGAGGCCGGGGTCTCCCCGGACCGCCCGATCGTGCTGACCGAGCGCGGGGACACCGTCACCGAGAACGCGCTGCTGGCCGCCGCCCGGCACGACGGGACCACGGTCATCCGCAACGCCTCCTCCAACTACATGGTCCAGGACCTGTGCTTCTTCCTGGAGGCGCTCGGCGTCCGGGTCGACGGCGTCGGCACCACGACCCTGACGGTCCACGGCGTCCCGAACATCGACGTGGACGTGGACTACTCCCCCTCCGAGGACCCGGTCGAGGCGATGAGCCTGCTGGCCGCGGCCGTGGTCACCGAGTCCGAGCTGACCATCCGCCGGGTGCCGATCGAGTTCATGGAGATCGAGCTCGCGGTCCTGGAGGAGATGGGCCTCGACCACGACCGCTCCCCCGAGTACACGGCGGACAACGGCCGCACCCGCCTGGTGGACCTCACCGTCCGCCCGTCGAAGCTCGAAGCGCCGATCGACAAGATCCACCCGATGCCCTTCCCCGGGCTGAACATCGACAACGTCCCGTTCTTCGCCGCCATCGCGGCCGTGGCCCAGGGTCAGACCCTGATCCACGACTGGGTGTACGACAACCGGGCCATCTACCTGACGGACCTCAACCGCCTCGGCGGTCGCCTCCAGCTCCTGGACCCGCACCGCGTCCTGGTCGAGGGCCCCACCCGCTGGCGCGCGGCGGAGATGATGTGCCCGCCGGCCCTGCGCCCGGCGGTGGTCGTCCTCCTGGCGATGATGGCGGCCGAGGGCACCTCGGTCCTGCGCAACGTCTACGTCATCAACCGCGGCTACGAGGAACTGGCGGAACGCCTCAACTCGGTGGGCGCACAGATCGAGATCTTCCGCGACATCTAAACCGGCGGACGGGGCGGCCACGACGACCCCCGGATCCCGAGGCCCCCTCGCTCCTCACGGAGCGAGGGGGCCTCTTGCCGTTCGCTCCGGCAACGGGGCTGCCGACGTCGACCTGCCGGGTTGCGGATGACACCGCGCACGGTCCCCGCGCCGCGGCTACGCGTGGGCGTGGCCGGCGTTCCCGCGGGGCTGGGTGACGGCGCCGGACGGCCAGCACGAGGTGCAGCTGCCCGCCGGGGCGGTCTGGCCCGACCAGGCCGGGCCGAGATCGGCGGTGGTGTGGATGCACGTGGCGCAGTCGGCGGCGGGGGCCGCGCCGGCCGTGGGCAGGGAGAGGCCCAGGGCGGCGGTGGACAGGAACAGGGCGGTGGCGGCGGCGCGCACGAACGTCTTCATGCGCGGGATGCTTCCAGGTGCGGTGGGCCGGAGGACAGGCTTCCGGCCGTGCCGCCCGGTGGGGGCCGTGTGGGCTGAGGGTCGACTGGCCTGGCGTGGGTGCGCGTTGGGGAGGGGGCTGGCTCTTATACCCATTCGACGCTGCCGACGCACTATGAAGTCCGCACCCACCCCCACGCCCGCCGCTACCAACGAGCCCTGGCCCGTGACCGCGATGCCCGGCCGCCCGGGCGCCCACCGCCAGGACCCCCGGCCTGTGGAGGCGGCAACACCCCAGACCCCCGCAGCACAGGACCGGCCTGCCGAGGCGAAGCCACGCCCGATCGGGCCGCTTCGTGAGGGCGAGCAGGTGCTGGCGGAGCTGAGGGGCCAGCTTCGGCGGTATGTCGTACTGCCCAGCGAGGACGCCTTCACGGCGGTGACCTTGTGGGTAGCGGCCACGCATCTGCAGACCGCTTGGCAGCATGCGCCGCGTCTGGCGGTGGTGGGTCCGGCGAAACGCTGCGGGAAGTCGCGGCTGCTGGATGTGGTCACGGAGACGGTCCACGATCCGCTGGTGACGGTGAACGCCTCGGCTGCCGCGATCTTCCGGTCGATCACCGAGACGCCGCCCACGCTGCTGGTCGATGAGGCCGACACGCTGTTCGGGTCGGCGAAGGTGGCCGAGAAGAACGAGGAGATGCGCGGCCTGCTGAACGCGGGCCATCAGCGCAACCGCCCGACCCTGCGCGTGTCCGGCCCGAACCATGAGGTGTCGAAGTTCCCCACCTTCGCCATGGCCGCGCTCGCCGGTATCGGTGACCTCCCCGACACGATCATGGACCGGTCGGTGGTGATCCGGATGCGGCGGCGCGGGCCGGGCGAGAAGGTCGCGGAGTTCCGCAGCGCCCGCGACATCCCCGCCCTCCACGCCCTGCGCGACCGCCTCGTGGCCTGGCTGGCCCCGCTCCACGCCGCGGCGATGGAGCTGGCGCCGCCGATGCCGGTGGAGGACCGCGCCGCCGATACGTGGGAGCCGCTGGTCGCCATCGCCGACCTCGCGGGCGGCGAATGGCCGATCCTGGCCCGCACCGCCTGCGCGGTGATGACGAGCCATGAGGCGCAGCGGGACCAGGACAGTGGCGGCACGGGCATCCGCCTCCTCGCCGACATCCGACGCGCCTTCGCGGGCGAGGGTGATCCGCCGGTGATGCGCACCGCCCGGCTGCTGGACATCCTGAACCAGGACGAGGAAACGGCCTGGGAGCAGTACACGGCCAAGGGCCTGACCGCCCGGGGCCTGGGGATCCTGTTGCAGGACTACAACATCAGCTCGGCCAACCGCCGTTTCCACAACGGCGACCAGGCCAAGGGCTTCACCCGCGAGCAGTTCACCGACGCCTGGGCGCGCTACTGCCCCCAGCCAAAGCCGGCACCCCAGCCGGGATCCGCCACCGGCGCCTGACCCGGCACGACCCGTCGCGTCCCGTCGCATCGCAGGTCAACCCAGGGACGAGTGGCAGGCCCGCAACGAGTCGACTCGACATCAAGACTCGACCCGTACCTGCTCTGACCAGCCCGGCGACGAGTCGCAACGAGACCGCGCCCCCCCGAGGTGCCCCTCACCCAGCCCTGCCCTGCCCCGGTACGGGTGAGGCCGCCCCATCCCTCCGTCGCGTCCCGTCCCACTCGTCCCCGCGCGACCCGGCGCGGGGACGAGCGGGAAGGCAACGACGAGCCGAAGCGACATCAGCAGGCCTCTGACCTCGCCAAACCCGCCAGCCATGGCGTGCGGCCACCGGTAAGGGACTCCCCGGAGCTGGTACGGGTCGGTATCCGTCCCAACCCGTACCCCACTCGTCTCACCGGCCCGGCACGCAGTATCGGGCCGGTGAGACGAGTCGACTCGACATCAGGACTCCACCCGTACCTGCGCTGACCAGGCCTGCGACGAGTCGCAACGAGACCCGCCACCCTCAGGCGGCTCAGCCCTGCCCGGCCCTGCCCCGGTACAGGTGAGGCCGCCCCCATCCCTGCCCTTGGAGTACAGCCGCTTGTCCACACCCACCGCGGATGCGCCGCGCGGTCATCGCGTGAACCACAAGGGACGCATCACCCTCGTCATCGGCCTGGTGGCCGTCGTCCTCATGGCCTTCCGGGTCTCGTGGAACGCGCTGTCCGACGTGGCCCGCGCCATCGGCGCAGACGCCACTGCCGCCCTGCTCTACCCGATCGTGGTCGACGGGCTGATGGCCCTCGCGCTGGTCGCCGCGCTCGTGCTGACCGGCGCCGACCGCAAGTTCGCGCTGCGGGTCCTGGCTGCCTACACGATCGCCAGCCTCCTGTTGAACTACGTGCACGGCCTCGTTCCGGCCCTGCGCACGGCGTCGGTCCAGTGGGGCCGACTGGCCAACTGGGATCCCGCGAACTGGGCGCTCGTACTGCTGGCGACCTCACTCCCGGTCGGGTCGATCTACTTCGGCTCGGACCTCGTGGCGAAAGTGCTGCACCACAACCCAGAGTCGGCCGACGCTGCCGAAGTGGCCTCTGACCAGTCGGTTAGCCCGCAGGCTGACGAGTCGGCCAGCGAGCAGGCCGCACAGTCTAGGTCTGACCAGGCCGAGTCGGACCCCGAGCAGCCGACCGAATCGACCCCCACGAAGGTCGCCGAGGCGCCCTCGACGGGGCCGACCGAGGCCGACGAATCGGCTCCCGCTCCCCCTGCCCGACCGCCCCGGTCGGCTGCCGTGGCGGAGTCGACCGGAGCCGCCCCGCGTCGGGCGACCGGTCGGGTCCCCGCCGCCGCCAAGTCGACCACCGACCGCACCCGCACAGACGCCGAAATTCTCGCCGAGGCTCAGCTCCTGACCGCCGACTGGAGCGACGACCAGCTGACCGCCGAGCGTCTGCGCAGCGAACTACGGATCGGCCAGATCCGCGCCCGCAG harbors:
- a CDS encoding DUF3631 domain-containing protein encodes the protein MKSAPTPTPAATNEPWPVTAMPGRPGAHRQDPRPVEAATPQTPAAQDRPAEAKPRPIGPLREGEQVLAELRGQLRRYVVLPSEDAFTAVTLWVAATHLQTAWQHAPRLAVVGPAKRCGKSRLLDVVTETVHDPLVTVNASAAAIFRSITETPPTLLVDEADTLFGSAKVAEKNEEMRGLLNAGHQRNRPTLRVSGPNHEVSKFPTFAMAALAGIGDLPDTIMDRSVVIRMRRRGPGEKVAEFRSARDIPALHALRDRLVAWLAPLHAAAMELAPPMPVEDRAADTWEPLVAIADLAGGEWPILARTACAVMTSHEAQRDQDSGGTGIRLLADIRRAFAGEGDPPVMRTARLLDILNQDEETAWEQYTAKGLTARGLGILLQDYNISSANRRFHNGDQAKGFTREQFTDAWARYCPQPKPAPQPGSATGA
- a CDS encoding UDP-N-acetylglucosamine 1-carboxyvinyltransferase, with the translated sequence MADDYLVRIGKLIRDARQHRGWTQSQLADALGTSQSAVNRIERGNQNISLEMIARIGEALDSEIVSLGYAGPMHLRVVGGRRLSGAIDVKTSKNACVALLCASLLNKGRTVLRRVARIEEVYRLLEVLNSIGVRTRWINDGVDLELVPPARLDMDAMDADAARRTRSIIMFLGPLLHRMDHFKLPYAGGCDLGTRTIEPHMIALRRFGLDITATEGIYHAQVEAGVSPDRPIVLTERGDTVTENALLAAARHDGTTVIRNASSNYMVQDLCFFLEALGVRVDGVGTTTLTVHGVPNIDVDVDYSPSEDPVEAMSLLAAAVVTESELTIRRVPIEFMEIELAVLEEMGLDHDRSPEYTADNGRTRLVDLTVRPSKLEAPIDKIHPMPFPGLNIDNVPFFAAIAAVAQGQTLIHDWVYDNRAIYLTDLNRLGGRLQLLDPHRVLVEGPTRWRAAEMMCPPALRPAVVVLLAMMAAEGTSVLRNVYVINRGYEELAERLNSVGAQIEIFRDI
- a CDS encoding DUF2637 domain-containing protein, coding for MNHKGRITLVIGLVAVVLMAFRVSWNALSDVARAIGADATAALLYPIVVDGLMALALVAALVLTGADRKFALRVLAAYTIASLLLNYVHGLVPALRTASVQWGRLANWDPANWALVLLATSLPVGSIYFGSDLVAKVLHHNPESADAAEVASDQSVSPQADESASEQAAQSRSDQAESDPEQPTESTPTKVAEAPSTGPTEADESAPAPPARPPRSAAVAESTGAAPRRATGRVPAAAKSTTDRTRTDAEILAEAQLLTADWSDDQLTAERLRSELRIGQIRARSLRDQLQAERTGQPGPLDGLDEAAFPTSAV